In Thiohalospira halophila DSM 15071, the following proteins share a genomic window:
- a CDS encoding methyl-accepting chemotaxis protein, whose protein sequence is MKKWFSARPGRPSLSPVLVAYFVGMVLALTAMVGIYGYVAVRNQQEDTYLAHVADMRLSAERLRYLADRAVEGDAEALRQLATQRNRFREALARMQEGSDRVTRQMESAVAGVSQAWGPVREAASTLLDSRQAVLAARSRADELDGLLAGLIEDLGRVAEARVAAGGPVDQVRVVGSEIQRAQRLRQLAGPFVNGGEVDPGDAGELRQGSVRLLEGVEGLVEGDPGRGILPASDVVGTELLEGMLADARRVSSGAEALADRTSILRNAFVARARVDRAGAELGRALEGLQANLDALGEERRLLSAGGDAAGLVAVLLLLAAGWRLRKEGQARIAAARAEQQQSEEQNRRNQEAILRLLDEMGDLADGDLTVNATVTEDITGAIADSVNYTVDALRSLVRAINETTEQVSASAQESQSRSREMAAASSREAEEVSAASEEIQRLSDSFQEVTDNAEQVAEQARASVDLAGTGGDAVRSTIQAMDSGREQIQETSKRIKRLGESSQEIGDIVELINDIAEQTNILALNAAIQAAAAGEQGRGFAVVADEVQQLAERSADATRQIEGLVKTIQADTAEAVSSMERSTSEVLRGAGLAQEAGDALTHIEQVSHQLSGLVEGISQSVNSHTRIANGLATRMGSVQESALETSRGTDETAEAIGLLAERVQYLRRSVSGFKLPEQEGAH, encoded by the coding sequence ATGAAGAAGTGGTTCAGCGCCCGACCGGGCCGGCCGAGCCTCAGCCCCGTCCTCGTTGCCTACTTCGTGGGCATGGTCCTGGCCCTGACGGCCATGGTGGGGATCTACGGCTACGTCGCAGTACGCAACCAGCAGGAAGATACCTATCTCGCCCACGTGGCCGATATGCGCCTGTCCGCGGAGCGCCTGCGTTACCTGGCCGATCGCGCCGTGGAGGGGGATGCCGAGGCCCTGCGCCAGCTGGCCACCCAGCGCAACCGGTTCCGCGAGGCCCTGGCCCGCATGCAGGAGGGCAGTGACCGCGTCACGCGCCAGATGGAGTCGGCGGTCGCCGGTGTCAGCCAGGCCTGGGGGCCGGTGAGGGAGGCCGCCAGCACCCTGCTGGATTCGCGGCAGGCGGTACTGGCTGCCCGCTCCCGGGCCGACGAGCTGGACGGGTTGCTGGCGGGCCTTATCGAGGATCTGGGGCGGGTGGCCGAGGCGCGTGTCGCCGCGGGCGGCCCGGTCGACCAGGTGCGCGTGGTCGGCAGCGAGATCCAGCGCGCCCAGCGGCTGCGGCAACTGGCAGGCCCGTTCGTGAATGGCGGCGAGGTCGATCCGGGGGATGCCGGGGAGCTGCGCCAGGGTTCCGTGCGGCTGCTCGAGGGAGTGGAGGGCCTGGTCGAGGGGGATCCCGGCCGGGGGATCCTGCCGGCCAGCGATGTGGTGGGTACCGAGCTTCTGGAGGGGATGCTTGCCGACGCCCGGCGGGTATCCAGCGGCGCCGAGGCCCTGGCCGATCGCACCTCCATCCTGCGGAACGCCTTCGTCGCCCGTGCCCGGGTGGATCGGGCCGGTGCGGAGCTGGGCCGGGCGCTGGAGGGACTGCAGGCGAACCTGGACGCGCTGGGCGAGGAGCGCCGTCTGCTCTCCGCCGGCGGGGACGCCGCCGGCCTGGTGGCGGTGCTCCTGCTGCTGGCCGCCGGCTGGCGGCTGCGCAAGGAGGGTCAGGCGCGCATCGCTGCTGCCCGGGCGGAACAGCAGCAGTCGGAGGAACAGAACCGGCGCAACCAGGAGGCCATCCTGCGCCTGCTGGACGAGATGGGCGACCTTGCCGACGGCGACCTCACCGTCAACGCCACCGTCACCGAGGACATCACCGGTGCCATCGCCGACTCGGTGAACTACACCGTGGATGCCCTGCGCTCCCTGGTCCGCGCCATCAATGAAACCACCGAGCAGGTCTCCGCCTCCGCCCAGGAGTCGCAGTCGCGCTCCCGGGAGATGGCTGCCGCCTCCAGCCGCGAGGCGGAAGAGGTGAGCGCCGCCAGCGAGGAGATCCAGCGCCTTTCCGACTCCTTCCAGGAGGTCACCGACAACGCCGAGCAGGTAGCGGAACAGGCGCGCGCCTCCGTGGACCTGGCCGGCACCGGCGGGGATGCCGTGCGCAGCACCATCCAGGCGATGGACAGCGGGCGCGAGCAGATCCAGGAGACCTCCAAGCGGATCAAGCGGTTGGGGGAGAGCTCCCAGGAGATCGGCGACATCGTCGAGCTCATCAACGACATCGCCGAGCAGACCAATATCCTGGCGCTGAACGCCGCCATCCAGGCGGCGGCCGCTGGTGAGCAGGGGCGCGGCTTCGCCGTGGTGGCCGACGAGGTCCAGCAGCTGGCGGAACGCTCCGCCGATGCCACTCGCCAGATCGAGGGGCTGGTGAAGACCATTCAGGCCGACACGGCCGAGGCGGTGAGCTCCATGGAGCGCTCCACCTCCGAGGTCCTGCGGGGTGCCGGACTGGCCCAGGAGGCCGGGGATGCCCTGACCCACATCGAACAGGTCTCCCACCAGCTCTCCGGCCTGGTCGAGGGCATCTCCCAGTCGGTGAACAGCCATACCCGGATCGCCAACGGCCTCGCCACTCGCATGGGGTCGGTGCAGGAATCGGCCCTGGAGACCTCCCGGGGTACCGATGAGACCGCCGAGGCCATCGGCCTGCTGGCGGAGCGGGTGCAGTACCTCCGGCGGTCCGTTTCCGGCTTCAAGCTGCCGGAGCAGGAGGGCGCGCATTGA
- a CDS encoding chemotaxis protein CheW, protein MAEAGILERLSALEQRGQAHREALQASRAARSGRRGVAFRLGGHDLLVDLAAVDEISPALPWTPLPGAAQWFIGLVNRRGELLTLVDLGAWLWGEPAPEGGDLLVLRRGAVATALRVDDVVGIRAFEEEQCRKPAELPGRAAHFQEVAWADDETVWNQIALSALLEDPAFLEAGGTIKEDA, encoded by the coding sequence ATGGCTGAGGCCGGGATCCTGGAACGACTGTCCGCCCTGGAGCAGCGCGGCCAGGCCCACCGCGAGGCCTTGCAGGCATCCCGGGCGGCCCGGAGTGGTCGGCGCGGCGTCGCCTTCCGCCTTGGCGGCCACGACCTCCTGGTCGATCTTGCGGCGGTGGACGAGATCTCCCCGGCCCTGCCGTGGACGCCGCTCCCCGGCGCTGCGCAGTGGTTCATCGGCCTGGTCAATCGCCGCGGGGAGCTGCTGACCCTGGTGGATCTCGGGGCATGGCTGTGGGGGGAACCGGCGCCGGAAGGGGGGGACCTGCTGGTCCTCCGACGGGGAGCGGTGGCCACCGCCCTGCGCGTGGATGATGTGGTCGGCATCCGCGCCTTCGAAGAGGAGCAGTGCCGCAAGCCGGCCGAGCTTCCGGGCCGCGCCGCGCACTTCCAGGAGGTGGCGTGGGCCGATGACGAGACCGTCTGGAACCAGATCGCCCTGTCGGCATTGCTGGAGGACCCGGCCTTTCTGGAGGCCGGCGGAACCATCAAGGAGGATGCATGA
- a CDS encoding response regulator, with translation MAHILIVEDSATEAQHLRREVEALGHEASVVANGEDGIAFVRRAPPDAVLMDVVMPGLNGFQATRELNRDPETGGVPIILVTTKDQATDRVWGLRQGAREYLNKPVEPAALAQALAGVLEDG, from the coding sequence ATGGCCCACATTCTCATCGTCGAGGACTCCGCCACCGAAGCCCAGCACCTCCGCCGGGAGGTGGAGGCGCTGGGCCACGAGGCCAGCGTGGTCGCCAACGGCGAGGACGGCATCGCCTTCGTCCGCCGGGCGCCGCCCGACGCCGTGCTCATGGACGTGGTCATGCCCGGCCTCAACGGCTTCCAGGCCACCCGGGAGCTCAACCGCGACCCCGAGACCGGGGGGGTGCCCATCATCCTGGTGACCACCAAGGACCAGGCTACCGACCGTGTCTGGGGCCTGCGCCAGGGAGCGCGGGAATACCTCAACAAGCCGGTGGAGCCGGCGGCCCTGGCGCAGGCCCTGGCGGGCGTGCTGGAAGATGGCTGA
- a CDS encoding response regulator, with the protein MATDPPYVGLRVLVIDDSQTIRKSAETILGRAGCEVTTAADGFEALARVVEDQPDVVFVDIMMPRLDGYQTTALIKGSDAFNGTPVVLLTSKDGLFDRARGRVVGADHYLTKPFASDEVLGVLEEVAPRPA; encoded by the coding sequence ATGGCCACAGACCCGCCGTACGTGGGCCTCAGGGTCCTCGTCATCGACGACAGCCAGACCATCCGCAAGAGCGCCGAGACCATCCTCGGCCGGGCCGGATGCGAGGTCACCACCGCCGCCGACGGCTTCGAGGCGCTTGCGCGGGTGGTGGAGGACCAGCCCGACGTCGTCTTCGTCGACATCATGATGCCCCGGCTGGACGGCTACCAGACCACCGCCCTCATCAAGGGGAGTGACGCCTTCAACGGCACCCCGGTGGTCCTGCTCACCAGCAAGGATGGCCTCTTCGACCGCGCCCGCGGCCGCGTGGTCGGGGCCGATCACTACCTCACCAAACCCTTCGCCAGTGACGAAGTCCTCGGTGTGCTCGAGGAAGTCGCCCCGCGCCCGGCATAA
- the gshB gene encoding glutathione synthase: MSRELGVVMDPIHAIKPEKDTTLALLLAAAGRGWNLHYMEPDDLWLRDGRAFASLRSLEVADDADSWYQLGEPREAPLDELDVVLMRQDPPFDMEYVYTTYILERARDAGVAVINDPAALRDANEKVFTAWFPELAPPTLISRNAGAIRAFAEEHGDIIIKPLDGMGGRGIFRLTPDDPNLSVAIETLLEGGRTAMAQTWLPAIGAGDKRIILIDGAPVPWLLARMPAPGETRANLAVGGHGEARALTTAENELAWQVGPELCRRGLRFVGLDVIGDRITEINVTSPTGIREIEAASGIDVGGRLMDAIAESLA, encoded by the coding sequence ATGAGCCGTGAACTGGGCGTGGTCATGGATCCCATCCACGCCATCAAGCCGGAGAAGGACACCACCCTGGCACTGCTCCTGGCCGCCGCCGGGCGGGGCTGGAACCTCCACTACATGGAGCCGGACGACCTCTGGCTCCGCGACGGGCGCGCCTTCGCCAGTCTGCGATCGCTGGAGGTGGCCGACGACGCCGACTCCTGGTACCAGCTGGGCGAGCCCCGGGAGGCGCCGCTGGACGAGCTGGACGTGGTCCTCATGCGCCAGGACCCGCCCTTCGACATGGAGTACGTCTACACCACCTATATCCTGGAGCGCGCCCGGGACGCCGGGGTCGCGGTCATCAACGATCCGGCCGCCCTGCGGGACGCCAACGAGAAGGTCTTCACCGCCTGGTTCCCGGAGCTGGCCCCGCCCACGCTCATCTCCCGCAACGCCGGCGCCATCCGCGCCTTCGCCGAGGAGCACGGGGACATCATCATCAAGCCGCTGGACGGCATGGGCGGCCGCGGGATCTTCCGCCTGACCCCGGACGACCCCAACCTCTCGGTAGCCATCGAGACGCTGCTGGAGGGGGGACGCACCGCCATGGCCCAGACCTGGCTGCCGGCGATCGGCGCCGGGGACAAGCGGATCATCCTCATCGATGGCGCACCAGTGCCGTGGCTGCTGGCGCGCATGCCGGCGCCCGGGGAGACCCGCGCCAACCTCGCCGTGGGCGGCCACGGCGAGGCCCGGGCGCTGACCACGGCGGAGAACGAGCTGGCCTGGCAGGTGGGGCCGGAGCTCTGCCGCCGGGGCCTGCGCTTCGTGGGGCTGGACGTCATCGGCGACCGGATCACCGAGATCAACGTCACCAGCCCCACCGGGATCCGCGAGATCGAGGCCGCCAGCGGCATCGACGTCGGCGGCCGGCTCATGGATGCCATCGCGGAGTCCCTGGCATGA
- a CDS encoding FAD:protein FMN transferase translates to MRWLAGLFLTLTLLGLAACSDGPTVERQRFLALGTHIEVQTAGAEAEQAREAIRLVREDLEYLHSGLHPWEPGALARVNQMLAATGEFTADPGTLEALAASRPLYRASDGLFNPALGKLSAAWGFHQDAPAGPPPEEATIQAILEAEPSPEDLEVDGVRMTNTNPEVQLDFGGLAKGMGVDHAVELLRERGIDHAIVNAGGDLRAFGEHGDRPWRVGIRDPRGEGVLAGLTIDGDEAVFTSGDYERYYEHDGTRYHHLLDPRTGRPARGVTSVTVIHEEGTTADAAATALFVADEDEWPRIAKQMGIEAVLRVDDEGVLHMTPAMAERLDLQKDGATTRIVELP, encoded by the coding sequence ATGAGATGGCTGGCCGGACTCTTCCTCACCCTGACGCTCCTGGGCCTCGCCGCCTGTAGCGACGGACCCACCGTCGAGCGCCAGCGCTTCCTCGCCCTGGGCACCCACATCGAGGTGCAGACCGCCGGGGCCGAGGCCGAGCAGGCGCGGGAGGCCATCCGCCTGGTCCGCGAGGACCTGGAATACCTCCACTCCGGCCTCCACCCCTGGGAGCCCGGCGCCCTGGCCCGGGTCAACCAGATGCTGGCGGCCACCGGCGAGTTCACCGCCGACCCCGGCACCCTGGAGGCGCTGGCCGCCTCCCGCCCCCTCTACCGGGCCAGTGACGGCCTCTTCAATCCCGCCCTGGGCAAGCTGAGCGCCGCCTGGGGCTTCCACCAGGATGCCCCGGCCGGCCCACCGCCGGAGGAGGCCACCATCCAGGCCATCCTGGAGGCCGAGCCGAGCCCCGAGGACCTCGAGGTAGACGGTGTGCGCATGACCAATACCAACCCCGAGGTCCAGCTGGACTTCGGCGGCCTGGCCAAGGGCATGGGGGTCGACCACGCCGTGGAGCTGCTGCGCGAGCGGGGCATCGACCACGCCATCGTCAACGCCGGCGGCGACCTGCGTGCCTTCGGCGAGCACGGCGACCGCCCCTGGCGGGTGGGGATCCGCGACCCGCGCGGCGAGGGCGTGCTGGCCGGCCTGACCATCGACGGCGACGAGGCGGTCTTCACCTCCGGCGACTACGAGCGCTACTACGAGCACGACGGCACCCGCTACCACCACCTCCTGGACCCGCGCACCGGCCGCCCGGCCCGCGGTGTCACCTCCGTCACGGTCATCCACGAGGAGGGCACCACGGCGGATGCCGCCGCCACCGCCCTGTTCGTCGCCGATGAGGACGAGTGGCCGCGGATCGCGAAGCAGATGGGGATCGAGGCGGTCCTGCGCGTGGATGATGAGGGCGTGCTGCACATGACCCCGGCCATGGCCGAGCGCCTGGACCTGCAGAAGGATGGCGCAACCACGCGCATCGTGGAGTTACCTTGA
- a CDS encoding NusG domain II-containing protein, which translates to MSRIRTELRRPRIGDWSILLAAGALVTALWLAGPAGEGTRAEVRVDDTVVARLDLRQPGTYTIDGRLGPSVLEVADGAVRFVDSACSTHRCVASGAHSHAGEVAACLPNRVTVAVRGGRGDYDTLHY; encoded by the coding sequence TTGAGCAGGATCCGGACCGAACTCCGGCGTCCCCGCATCGGCGACTGGAGCATCCTGCTCGCCGCTGGCGCCCTGGTCACCGCGCTCTGGCTCGCCGGCCCCGCCGGCGAGGGTACCCGGGCCGAGGTCCGGGTGGATGACACCGTGGTCGCCCGCCTGGACCTGCGCCAGCCGGGGACCTACACCATCGATGGCCGGCTGGGCCCCTCGGTACTGGAGGTCGCCGACGGCGCCGTGCGCTTTGTCGACTCCGCCTGCAGCACCCACCGCTGCGTCGCCTCCGGCGCCCACAGCCACGCCGGCGAGGTCGCCGCCTGCCTGCCCAACCGGGTGACCGTCGCCGTGCGCGGCGGCCGGGGCGACTACGACACCCTCCACTACTGA
- a CDS encoding Gx transporter family protein gives MAEARTLTPTATDRRIAALAALAVTIHLAEAALPSPLPGFKPGLANVITVAALYCWGWSTAAWVTALRVLVSGLLLGTFLSPTFALSAGGAIASLAALAVAVRLPGTGPLGASILAALAHTTGQFLAAWWLFIPHPDLPLLLPPLLTLAVIAGTVSGTIATVVVNGLRRE, from the coding sequence ATGGCCGAGGCCCGGACCCTCACCCCCACCGCCACCGACCGGCGCATCGCGGCGCTGGCTGCCCTGGCGGTGACCATCCACCTGGCCGAGGCGGCGCTGCCCTCGCCCCTGCCCGGGTTCAAGCCCGGGCTGGCCAATGTCATCACCGTGGCCGCCCTCTACTGCTGGGGCTGGTCCACCGCCGCCTGGGTCACCGCGCTGCGCGTCCTGGTGAGCGGCCTGCTGCTGGGGACCTTCCTCTCCCCCACCTTCGCCCTGAGCGCCGGCGGCGCCATTGCCTCCCTGGCCGCGCTGGCCGTGGCCGTGCGCCTGCCGGGCACGGGCCCCCTGGGCGCCTCCATCCTCGCCGCGCTGGCCCACACCACGGGCCAGTTCCTGGCCGCCTGGTGGCTCTTCATCCCCCACCCCGATCTGCCGCTGCTGCTGCCGCCCCTGCTCACCCTGGCGGTGATCGCCGGCACGGTGAGCGGTACAATCGCCACCGTCGTCGTCAACGGCCTGCGCCGGGAGTAA
- a CDS encoding energy transducer TonB: MSAASVSSGDRLTLTLFVAAAFHAIAILGLGFELPDMQPADDETLPTMDVTLVHSADEQTPEEADLLAQKDQVGGGEKQSDARPGSPADNPAVQEPGNAPTSTPAAAPPEQSRPQPRRETLTAEESPRSIVRQPQRQPQPEQRDITAAELMERSREYASLSAEIRRLRETLSENPREKYISANTREYKYASYMDAWRSKVERVGNLNYPEEARRQGLSGRLLMDVVLEADGSVTDVKILRSSGNRLLDDAAVRIVRLAAPFPEFPENIREDFDRLHITRTWVFDSEGGGFDTTGGQ; this comes from the coding sequence ATGTCCGCGGCATCCGTATCCAGCGGCGATCGGCTGACCCTGACCCTGTTCGTCGCCGCCGCATTCCACGCCATCGCCATCCTCGGCCTCGGCTTCGAGCTGCCGGACATGCAACCGGCCGACGACGAGACGCTGCCCACCATGGACGTCACCCTGGTCCACAGCGCCGACGAACAGACCCCGGAAGAGGCCGACCTGCTGGCCCAGAAGGATCAGGTCGGCGGTGGTGAGAAGCAGTCCGACGCCCGCCCTGGCAGCCCCGCCGACAACCCGGCGGTCCAGGAGCCGGGCAACGCCCCGACCAGTACCCCGGCGGCCGCCCCGCCGGAGCAGAGCCGACCGCAGCCGCGGCGGGAGACCCTCACCGCCGAGGAGTCGCCGCGCTCCATCGTCCGCCAGCCCCAGCGCCAGCCCCAGCCGGAGCAGCGCGACATCACCGCCGCCGAGCTCATGGAGCGCAGCCGGGAGTACGCCAGCCTCAGCGCCGAGATCCGGCGACTGCGCGAGACCCTGTCGGAGAATCCGCGGGAGAAGTACATCTCCGCCAACACCCGGGAGTACAAGTACGCCAGCTACATGGACGCCTGGCGCTCCAAGGTGGAGCGGGTGGGTAACCTCAACTACCCCGAGGAGGCGCGCCGCCAGGGCCTATCCGGGCGGCTGCTCATGGACGTGGTTCTGGAGGCGGACGGCTCGGTCACCGACGTGAAGATCCTGCGCTCCTCGGGCAATCGCCTGCTGGATGACGCCGCCGTGCGCATCGTCCGCCTGGCCGCCCCCTTCCCCGAGTTCCCGGAGAACATCCGCGAGGACTTCGACCGCCTCCACATCACCCGGACCTGGGTCTTCGACAGCGAGGGCGGCGGCTTCGACACCACCGGCGGCCAGTAA
- a CDS encoding aminotransferase-like domain-containing protein: MAEGTEEANTAGHRYEAVARALEEAIEAGVHGPGDRLPGVRKLAAQFGVSVSTVVAAEHLLEDRGLIEARPRSGYYVRRHPWQPPERPATSAPEGEPVPVTGQALVLRVVQAASEPEVVQMGAAVPHADFLPARGLRRAFAGVPARWGGRELAYAFPPGPAELRQAIARRMADAGCQISPEEVVVTNGAQEALVLSLRAVTEPGDVVAIESPTFYGILQAIEGLGLRALEIPTDPDEGIAPEALALALDQWPVKAALLMPNFGNPLGHCAGDERKRALVELLEDRGVPLIEDDVYGDLPFEPPRPWAAKAFETRGGVLYCGSFSKTLSPGLRVGWAVPGRFRDRLEYLKYATSSSTPAWPGLAVADFLERGGYDRYLRRARGDYARAVDRVSRAVVRHFPPGTRQTRPAGGFVLWLELPEAVDALALYRRALEEGISVAPGPMFSPTGKFRNHLRLNCAQPWDARLERALARLGEVVRGMVA, encoded by the coding sequence ATGGCAGAGGGCACGGAAGAGGCGAATACGGCGGGCCATCGCTACGAGGCGGTGGCCCGGGCGCTGGAGGAGGCCATCGAGGCCGGGGTCCACGGGCCCGGGGACCGGCTGCCGGGGGTGCGCAAGCTCGCCGCGCAGTTCGGGGTGAGCGTCTCCACCGTGGTGGCGGCGGAGCACCTGCTGGAGGATCGCGGCCTCATCGAGGCGCGCCCGCGCTCGGGCTACTACGTCCGCCGCCATCCCTGGCAGCCGCCGGAGCGGCCGGCCACCTCGGCGCCGGAGGGCGAGCCCGTGCCGGTGACCGGGCAGGCGCTGGTGCTGCGCGTGGTCCAGGCGGCCAGCGAGCCGGAGGTGGTGCAAATGGGGGCCGCGGTGCCCCACGCCGACTTCCTCCCCGCCCGCGGGCTGCGGCGGGCCTTTGCCGGCGTGCCGGCGCGCTGGGGCGGTCGGGAGCTGGCCTACGCCTTTCCGCCCGGGCCGGCGGAGCTGCGTCAGGCCATCGCCCGCCGCATGGCCGACGCCGGCTGCCAGATCAGCCCGGAGGAGGTGGTGGTCACCAACGGGGCTCAGGAGGCGCTGGTCCTCTCCCTGCGGGCTGTGACCGAGCCCGGTGACGTGGTGGCCATCGAGTCGCCCACCTTCTACGGGATCCTCCAGGCCATCGAGGGCCTGGGGCTGCGCGCCCTGGAGATCCCCACCGATCCCGACGAGGGGATCGCCCCGGAGGCGCTGGCCCTGGCCCTGGACCAGTGGCCGGTGAAGGCGGCCCTGCTCATGCCCAACTTCGGCAATCCCCTGGGCCACTGCGCCGGCGACGAGCGCAAGCGCGCCCTGGTGGAGCTGCTGGAGGATCGCGGCGTGCCGCTCATCGAGGACGATGTCTACGGCGATCTCCCCTTCGAGCCGCCCCGTCCCTGGGCGGCCAAGGCCTTCGAGACCCGGGGCGGGGTGCTCTACTGCGGCTCCTTCTCCAAGACCCTGTCGCCGGGGCTGCGCGTGGGCTGGGCGGTGCCCGGCCGCTTCCGCGACCGGCTGGAATACCTCAAGTACGCCACCAGCTCCTCCACGCCGGCCTGGCCGGGGCTGGCCGTGGCCGATTTCCTGGAGCGCGGCGGTTACGACCGCTACCTGCGACGCGCCCGGGGTGACTACGCCCGGGCGGTGGATCGGGTGAGCCGGGCGGTGGTCCGCCACTTCCCGCCCGGCACCCGCCAGACGCGGCCCGCCGGCGGTTTCGTCCTCTGGCTGGAGCTGCCGGAGGCGGTGGATGCCCTGGCCCTCTACCGGCGCGCCCTGGAAGAGGGGATCAGCGTCGCCCCCGGGCCAATGTTCTCCCCCACGGGGAAGTTCCGGAACCACCTGCGCCTGAACTGTGCCCAGCCCTGGGATGCGCGGCTGGAGCGCGCCCTGGCCCGGCTGGGGGAGGTGGTGCGGGGGATGGTCGCGTAG
- a CDS encoding class I SAM-dependent methyltransferase, whose translation MSIQNLDTGNQYGQYTTDFVDYWDDLVGWEGRTASEGGFYEQLAKNAGAREVADVACGTGFNAINLAKSGLVVTATDGSENMLAKTRENARQMGVTFAHTQVADWVKLDKQLGEQRFDALVCLGNSFTHLFEHEARRDAMEAFYKALRPGGMIILDHRNYDSMLDQGYNSKHQHYYTGKGVDAYPAELNRYLARFEYKFPDGAHFQLNMYPLRQDYVSHLLEDAGFINVTRYGDFAKPYDRENVDFVQQVAYRPRD comes from the coding sequence ATGAGCATCCAGAATCTCGATACCGGCAACCAGTACGGCCAGTACACCACCGACTTCGTCGACTACTGGGACGATCTCGTCGGCTGGGAGGGGCGCACCGCGTCCGAGGGCGGCTTCTACGAGCAGCTGGCGAAGAACGCCGGCGCCCGCGAGGTGGCCGACGTGGCCTGCGGCACCGGCTTCAACGCCATCAACCTCGCGAAATCCGGCCTGGTGGTCACCGCCACCGACGGCTCCGAGAACATGCTCGCCAAGACCCGCGAGAACGCCCGGCAGATGGGCGTGACCTTCGCCCACACCCAGGTGGCCGACTGGGTGAAGCTGGACAAGCAGCTCGGTGAACAGCGCTTCGACGCCCTGGTCTGCCTGGGCAACTCCTTCACCCACCTGTTCGAACACGAGGCGCGGCGCGACGCCATGGAGGCCTTCTACAAGGCCCTGCGCCCGGGCGGCATGATCATCCTGGATCACCGCAACTACGACTCCATGCTCGACCAGGGGTACAACTCCAAGCACCAGCACTACTACACCGGCAAGGGCGTGGACGCCTACCCGGCGGAGCTCAACCGCTACCTGGCCCGCTTCGAGTACAAGTTCCCGGACGGCGCACACTTCCAGCTGAACATGTACCCGCTGCGCCAGGACTATGTCTCCCACCTGCTGGAGGACGCCGGGTTCATCAACGTCACCCGCTACGGCGACTTCGCCAAGCCCTATGACCGCGAAAACGTCGACTTCGTCCAGCAGGTGGCCTACCGGCCCCGCGACTGA
- a CDS encoding DsrE family protein yields MMLRTLLLLLSTGLAGLPALAAAEEEAPWGRAEAEAIDYSGQKVVFDVAVDSVERMDNVLSRASFLSQVNGADPFDNAITLVLHGDEIPFFAVENFEEHEELVRRAQDLTLNGVIEFRMCREAAGFHDYEPNDIHGFVTLVPMAEAEIIRLQNKGHAYLQYR; encoded by the coding sequence ATGATGCTGCGCACGCTGCTACTGCTGCTGAGTACGGGACTGGCCGGCCTGCCGGCCCTGGCCGCCGCCGAGGAGGAGGCCCCCTGGGGCCGCGCCGAGGCCGAGGCGATCGATTACAGCGGCCAGAAGGTCGTCTTCGACGTCGCCGTGGACAGCGTCGAGCGCATGGACAACGTCCTCAGCCGCGCCAGCTTCCTCAGCCAGGTCAACGGCGCCGACCCCTTCGACAACGCCATCACCCTGGTCCTCCACGGCGACGAGATCCCCTTCTTCGCCGTGGAGAACTTCGAGGAGCACGAGGAGCTGGTCCGCCGCGCCCAGGATCTCACCCTCAACGGCGTCATCGAATTCCGCATGTGCCGCGAGGCCGCCGGCTTCCACGACTACGAGCCCAACGACATCCACGGCTTCGTCACCCTCGTCCCCATGGCCGAGGCGGAGATCATCCGCCTGCAGAACAAGGGACACGCCTACCTGCAGTACCGGTAG
- a CDS encoding thiol-disulfide oxidoreductase DCC family protein: MTEQATEGADGIFDGRPVMFFDGGCPICRREVDFYRRLDRAGRVQWYDITADTRALTALGIRPGDAQARLHALDRQGSIRIGAAAFVAIWRELPYWRWLARLAALPGMVAVMDAVYRPYARRRFRRRCAEGACEL, encoded by the coding sequence ATGACCGAGCAAGCGACCGAAGGGGCCGATGGGATCTTCGACGGTCGGCCGGTGATGTTCTTCGACGGCGGTTGCCCCATCTGCCGCCGGGAGGTGGACTTCTACCGCCGCCTGGACCGGGCAGGCCGCGTCCAGTGGTACGACATCACCGCCGATACCCGCGCGCTGACGGCGCTGGGCATCCGCCCCGGGGATGCCCAGGCCCGCCTCCACGCCCTGGACCGGCAGGGTTCCATCCGCATCGGGGCGGCGGCCTTCGTCGCCATCTGGCGGGAGCTGCCCTACTGGCGCTGGCTGGCCCGCCTGGCCGCGTTGCCCGGCATGGTCGCCGTGATGGATGCGGTCTACCGCCCCTACGCCCGCCGCCGCTTTCGCCGCCGCTGCGCCGAGGGCGCCTGCGAGCTCTGA